caggatggtttgaaagtaatctaggtaagATGGTGGGGCCACATGAGTTAAGGACCCCTACTCCTCGCCATCTCCTCAACTCCCTCATGTATCCTATTCTTTGTAAACCCATTGGCACAACCCTCCTTCCATGCAATCCATACTCAGCATAGACATGCATGGTTACATTGATGTATTAATCTGATTAACTCTGGTTAgggaatgacttttttttaataaattaattctttattggtgttcaatttaccaacatacagaataacacccagtgctcatcccgtcaagtgtccccctcagtgtccgtcacccattcacccccacgccccaccttcctccccttccaccacccctagtttgtttcccagagttaggagtctttatgttctgtctccctttctgatatttcccacacatttcttctcccttcccttatattccctttcactattatttatatagggaatgacttttattttcagtacagcatatctgttttctttccagTCAACAACAGAGGCTAATTCCAAGTTCCAGGCCCCAGAACCCATATCCACAGGTGCTAATGTCAACTACCCCTGCCCCCCACGACAGGGACACCTCCCCAGGAGTTTCCTGAGAGCCTCAGCCACTTCCTTGTTCCTCAAGCTGTAGATAAGTGGGTTGAGCATAGGGGTGACCATTGTATAGAAAGCCGAGACCACCTTGTCCTGCTTGGAGGAGTGGTATGCCTGAGGCCGCATGTAGGTGATCATGGCAGCCCCATAAAAGAGAGAGACCACTGCCATGTGAGAGGAGCAGGTAGCAAAGGCCTTCTGTCGACCTTCAGCAGAACGCATGTGGAGCACTGCTACCAGGATCCGCAGGTAGGAAGCCGAGAtgacagagaaaggcaggagcAGCATTAGGATACAACAGACATAGATCATGGTCTCATAGAGGGAGGTGTCAGCACAGGCCAACTTCAGTATGGCAGGGACCTCACAGAAGAAGTGGTCGATCTCCTGTGAGCCACAGTAAGGGAAACGCAGGGTAAAAATGGCCTGGATCAGTCCATCCACCAGGCCAAAGAGCCAGGACCCTGCCACCATAAGCCAGCAGACACGGCGGCTCATGACCACTGAGTACCTCAGTGGGTTGctgatggccacatagcggtcataggccatgaaGGCCAGCAGGAAGCATTCATCCCCcaggagagtgagaaagaagagGATCTGGAGCCCACAGCCTGTGAAGGAGATGGATCCATGGCCCAGGAAGAAGTTGGTGGCCATCCGTGGCACAATGGTGGAGATGAGCATAAGGTCCATGAGTGACAGCCAgctgaggaagaagtacatggggctGTGCAGGCGGGAGTCAACATTTATGAGGAGGATCATGAGCCCATTGCCAGAGAGGGCCACCAGGAACATTACTATGATGATGGAAAAAAGGAGGAGGTGCAGTGGGGAGTGGGTGAAAAGGCCCAGGAGGATGAACTGGGAGATGAGAGTCTGGTTTCCCGCCCAGACCATTGCTCCTGCAGAGAAATGTGCCAGACAAAGGGTTGGAATCTGGAAGCAGGAGGCATATGTTTAGTGGCACAATACTGAGGGCATCAAAACTGTGCCCAATGTGTTGTCCTTCTCTAAATGTTACTTGGTTTAGAATAAACTCTTCaagtttctctctcactctctctcactttttgtttcagaggtagagagtagtaattcatcagttgcaacaATACCCACTGCTCATTATGTAAACTGCCtcattttcttgaagattttatttatttattcataggagacacacagagagaaaggcagagatacaggcaaagggagaagcaggctcactgtggggatcctttttcttcttttattttaattggagtttgatttgccaacatagagtataacgcccagtactcatcctgtcaagtgcccccctcagtgcccaacacccagtcacaccatccccccactcacctccccttgcactaccccttgtttgtttctccaagttaggagtctctcattttctgtcattctcactaatattttcactcattttgtctcctttccctttattcccattcactattttttatattccccgaatgaatgaaaccatataatgtttgtccttctccgattgacttacttcactcagcataatacccccaaggacatttttttaagttttttttttccacagagctGTGAGATGAGAAAACCTCAGGGATAAGAAgctattgagggtttttttttttttgtctttttttattggaattcaatttgataacatatagcataacacccagtgctcatcccatcaagtgaccccctcagtgcccatcacccagtcaccccaaaccccccgcccacctccctttccactactccttgttcattttccagagttaggagtctctcaggttctgtcatcctcactgatattttcactcattttctctactttcccctttattccctttcacagttttttatattccctaaatgaatgagaccatataatgtttgtccttctccgattaagaatcctaactctaggaaacgaactaggggcggtggaaggggaggagggcaggggttgggggtgaatgggtgacggacactaaggggggcacttgacaggttgagcactggtgttattctgtatgttggtaaattgaacaccaataaaaaaataaatttattattaaataaataaataaataaataaataaataaaaagttttaattaattaatttattttagcaatCTCTGccccccaacatgggactcagacTCATGGCTCCTAAGATCAAGAGTAACGtgttcctctgactgagccagtcagccAAGAccgggctttaaaaaaatttttttgtatatttttttattagagttgaTTTGCCAACAGAgagcataacacccggtgctcatctcATTAAGCAGGTGCCTcggtacccatcacccagtcatcccatcctcctgcccacctctccttccactacccttgtTCATTTatcagagtcaggagtctcttatgttctgtcacaCTCCCTAATATCtgaactcattttctctcctttcccctataatcccattcattattttttatattccccgaatgaatgaaaccatataatgtttgtctttctccaactgacgtacttcactcagcataataccctcagtaCCATcaacgtcgaagcaaatggtgggtatttgttatttctaatggctaactaatattccattgtatatatagaccacatcttctttatccattcatcttttgatggacactgatgccccttccacagtttggctattgtggacattgctgctagaaacatcggggtgcaggtgtcccggcgtttccttgcatctgtatctttggggtaaatccccagcagtgcaattgctgggtcgtagggcaggtctatttttaactctttgaggaacctccacacagttttccagagtggctgcaccagttcacattcccaccaacagtgcaagagggttcccctttctccacatcctctccaacatttgtggtttcctgccttgttaattttccccattctcacgggtgtgaggtggtatcttattgtggttttgatttgtatttccctgatggcaagagatgcagagcattttctcatgtgtttgatagccatgtgtatgtcttctttggtgaaagtTCTATTCAtgattttacccatttcatgattagattttttttgtttctttgcagttgagtttaataagttcttaataaatcttggatactaaccctttatcaaatatgtggtttgcaaatatcttctcccattctgtaggttgtcttttttttgtatatttttattcgGTTTgttttgccaatatatagcataacacccagtgctcatcctgtcaagtgcccccctcagtgcctgtcaccagtcACGccaactccctgcccacctccctttccagcaccccttgtttgtttaccagagttaggagtctctcatgttctgtcaccttgactgatatttcccactcattttctctccttttccctagattttctttcactattttttattgatcccaaatgaatgagaccatataatgtttgtccttctccaattgacttacttcactcaccataataccctccaatccaatacacgttgaagcaaatggtgggtatttgtcgtttctaatcctgaataatattccattgtttataccgcatcttctttatgaattcatctgtcgaaggaaatcaaggctccttccacagtttgactattgtgaacattgctgctatatacattggggtacaggtgtcctgccatttcagtgcatctgtaactttggggtaaatccccagcagtgcaattgctgggtcataaagcagttctttttaaactctttgaggaatctccacacaattttccagagggtctgtaccagttcacattcccaccaacagtgcaagaggatttccctttctccacatcctctccaaaatttgtggtttcctgccttgttaatttttcccattctcactggtgtgaggtggtatctcattgtggttttgatttgtatttccatgacgacaagtgatgcagagcatttcctcatgtgcttatTGGAATGCGTATggcttctttggtgaaatttctgttcgtgtctttgcccttttcaattggattgtttgtttcttggatgttgagtttaataagtactttatagatcttggatagtaGCCCTTTAAATGACATgtcattcgcaaatatcttcccattctgtaggttatcttttagttttgttgacagtttcttttgctgtgcagaagctttttatcttgattaaatcccaatagttcatttttgcttttgtttcccttgccttcatagatgtatcttgcaagaagttatgtGGCtaagttccaaaagggtgttgcctgtgttcttctctgagactttgatggattcttgtatcacatttagatctttcatccattttgagttgatctttgtgtatggtgtaagagaatggtctagtttcattcttctgcatgtggatgtccaattttcccagcaccgtttattgaacagactgtccttttttcagtggatagtctttcctgctttgtcaaagattagttgaacATAGAGTTGAGTGCCCATTCCTGAATTCTCTAtccttttccattgatctatatgtctgtttttgtgttagTACCGTGCTGTCTTGAtaatagctttgtagtacaacttgaaatccggcattatgatgcccccggctctggtttcctttttcagTATTcgcttggctattcagggtcttttatgattccacaaaaaccttaagatgatttgttccaactgtctgaagaatgtccatggtattttgatagggattgcattaaacatgtaaattgccctggataatattaacattttcacaatattaattcttccagtccatgagtatggaatattttccatctcttgtgccttccttaatttctttcagaagtgttctgcagtttttagggtatagatcctttacgtctttggttaggtttattcctaggtatcttatgcttttgggtgcaattgtaaatgggattgactccttaatttctctttcttcagtcttattgttagtgtatagaaatgccactgatttatgggcattgattttgtatcctgacatACTGATGAATTGCTCTATGAGTTTTGGCAatctggggtggagtcttttgggttttctacgtacattatcatgtcatctgcaaagagggagagtctgacttattctttgccagtttgaatgacttttatttctttttgttgtctgattgctgagactaggacttctagtactattttgaatagcagtggtgagagtggacatccctgtcgtgctcctgaccttaggggaaaggctcccagtgtttccccactgagaatgatatttgctgtgggctttttgtagatggcttttaagatgctgacgaatgttccctctatccatacaccctgaagagttttgatcaggaatggatgctgtctttgtcaaatgctttctctgcatcttttgagagtatcatatggttcttgtttttactcttgttgatatgatctatcacggtgattgctttatgagtgttgaaccagccttgcatcccggggataaatcccacttgggcATGGTGAATAATCTgcttagtgtactgttggatcccattggctagtatcttgagaatttttgcaactgtgttcatcagggatattggtctataattctccttttcggtggagtctctggttttggaattaaggtgatgctggcctcacagaatgagtttggaagttttccgtccctttttatctttcagaacagctttagtagaataggtattgtttcttctttaaatgtttgatagaattctcctgggaagccatctggcgctggacttttgtgtcttgggctgttttttttgatgactgcctcaatttcctccccaGTTATTGGCTTTcatgttttgtatttcttcctgttccagttttggtagttcatgGTATTTCAGAAATGCGcccatttcttctcgattgcctaatttgctggtgtatagctgctcataatatgttttcaaaatattttatatttccttggtatttgttGGGAACCCTCCTCTTTTATTCgtgattttattgttttgagtcttttctgtgttcatttttataatgCTGGTGAATaggttatctatcttattaattctttcaaagaaccaacgcctgttttttttttttttcatctgttctacagttcttttcgtctctatttcattgagttctgctcgaatctttattaactcttcttctgcctggtgtaggttttacttgctgttatttctccagttccttttggTGTGAGTTTAGCTGGTGTATTTAAGGTTTCTCCATATTTgtgggatgcttgtattgcgatgtatttccctctcaggactccCTTTGctatattccaaagattttgaatgattgtatcttcattgtctttagtttccatgaatctttttaattcttctctaatttcctggttgaatcATTattcttttagcaggatgctctttaacgtccaggtgtttgagtttctttcaaatttcttcttgttattgtgttcaagtttcaaagcattatggtctaaaaatatgcaggggacaatatTTTTgctatcggttgagacctgatttgtgacccagtatgtgggtCACATATGTAGGAATGTATGggtatatgaatttatatatattcatctgtcaatgggtaCTTAGGCATCTTCCATAATTCGGCTATTGTAACTAATAATGCTATAAACACAAGGGCGCAAATATCGCTTTGAATTAGGGTTTTTGTATTTattggataaatacccaataatgcaattactagatcatagggtagctctctttttaactttttgaagaagcTCCACTTTCTTTTCCACAGTGAACatcctttatcttttttagggattctttttcttaaagaggatttggagaaagaggAGCACTCTTATACTttagtgggaatacaaactggtagagccactctggaaaacagtattggttgataaatggataaacaagatgtgatCTATGTATATTGTgtatacattgtgtgtgtgtatatatatgtatatatatatatagcaatattAATCAGAGAGCAAAAAGAATAACACCTTTCCATTTGCAAAGATGGGTAGATCTAGagggtatacacacacacacacacacacacacacacacaatggaatattactcagccatataaagaatgaaatcttgccattgcaatGAAATgaatggagctaaagagtataatggtgaataaaataagtcaaagaaagacaaataccatatgatttcacttgtatatggaaattaagaaaacaaatgaacaaagaaaaaaggcaaattaataaacagactcttaattatagagaacaaattgatggttaccagaggggaagtgagtgggggaTGAGTGTAATAGATGATAGGGTTAatggagtgcacttgttgtgatgagtactgaTTTGTgttggaagtgttgaatcactatacagtacacctgaacctaatgtCTCACTAGTACgctaactacactggaattaaatacagttttttaaaaacagggaaacctttcaaataaaataaagttgcaGGCTGATGCTGCTGATGTTTTTAAACTCCTAGGACTTTCTTCACATAGTTGAGAAGCAAATTTTGAACTATTTATTGCTTAAGAGGTCACTGCGTCTGCCTCTTCTAGGAATTGGGCTATTTCTAGCCCTCATAGTTGCTTCTCCTACAAAGGTAAGCCTCACTCAAAGAGTTGCTTTTTCAGGAAAAAGTACAAAGGCAACCAAGACATGTGCCAATTTTGCAAACTGGTCATATATGCAAAAattttgaacctcagttttcttatcttaaATGGAGACGACAATATCATCATAGAGGGTGATAGTAAAGATTACAGAAGATATATAAGTAACATCTAGAAATTTATAAGTGACAAAAGCTGAAAATACTTGAGCTTttcttatgtgccaggcattacaATGAGCAATCCACCATTTCctcacatttaatcctcattaaCTACCCTGGAAGACTcatcattattctcatttcacaAATGGGGAAACTCACAGTTTTTTCAGATATAAAAGCTTAAAGTGTTTCCTAAGAAgctttgtagggatccctgggtggtgcagcagtttggcgcctgcctttggttcagggcgcgatcctggagacccgggattgaatcccacgtcaggctcccggtgcatggagcctgcttctgtctctgcctcttctctctctttctctctctctctctctgtgtgactatcataaataaatttttaaaaaaatctttgtaaatgAGAAACTGTTGGCAACTCAAATGTCCAACACAAAGATAAACCTAagcaaatactgtttttaaatgttttatttaagtaaaaaaatgttttatttactcatgatagacacagagagagagagagagaggcagagacataggatgagggagaagcaggctccatgctgggagcccgatgtgggattcaattccgggattccaggatcctgccctgggccaaaggcaggcactaaatcaccaagccacccagggatccccagcaaatACTGTTTTAAGcacatgacattttaaaagatactgagaaaaaaatgtagctggtcagtattttaaagtatttctaaagACTCAGAACATATGTCAGATATTATCAGTGTGGCTCCTTCTGAGTGGGATTAAGAGTTACTTTCCCCAATTTTGTTGTATTATACACATTTTCTATAAAGAATGtagaaatgtaatttaattttttgaagtgaGGTTATAATATATATAGGATCAATTCTCAAAAAACAGCAGCTTTCTCATACAATGCCATTACTGCTAAAAGTAGTAGAAAAACTATACATCATCTTCACAATTGCAACAAAAACTCTAAAGTATGTAGAAAAGAACCCTAATGCAAAAATCATAAAACAggagaggcggggcaagatggcggaagagtagggtccccaagtcacctatccctACCAACTtagctagataactttcaaatcatcctgaaaacctacgattttggtctgagatttaaagagagaacagctggaatgttacAGTAAGAAGATTTTGTGCTTCTATCAAAGtacaaagatggaaaaacaaaacgaaataaaaaagcatccaagggggaggggccccccatgaggagccgggctaaggccacccggcaagtgcccccagaacaggaaagcccagtccctgagaagcaggagcttttCTAATCTTCCCGGATAGAAAGGCACTCGTAGGGAGCTCagacaggatcccaggaggggcagggatgccctcaggctgccaggggcactaacagaggaactgcgctCCGGGGGAGAACGAGCCACACACTgcaggccgagctccctaaagg
This sequence is a window from Canis aureus isolate CA01 chromosome 10, VMU_Caureus_v.1.0, whole genome shotgun sequence. Protein-coding genes within it:
- the LOC144321559 gene encoding olfactory receptor 2V1-like is translated as MVWAGNQTLISQFILLGLFTHSPLHLLLFSIIIVMFLVALSGNGLMILLINVDSRLHSPMYFFLSWLSLMDLMLISTIVPRMATNFFLGHGSISFTGCGLQILFFLTLLGDECFLLAFMAYDRYVAISNPLRYSVVMSRRVCWLMVAGSWLFGLVDGLIQAIFTLRFPYCGSQEIDHFFCEVPAILKLACADTSLYETMIYVCCILMLLLPFSVISASYLRILVAVLHMRSAEGRQKAFATCSSHMAVVSLFYGAAMITYMRPQAYHSSKQDKVVSAFYTMVTPMLNPLIYSLRNKEVAEALRKLLGRCPCRGGQG